From one Aeropyrum camini SY1 = JCM 12091 genomic stretch:
- a CDS encoding ABC transporter ATP-binding protein encodes MGDWIIKLEDVSAGYGKLQTLFDVSLEIPRGLITVIVGPNGAGKSTLLKTMFGFTTVYKGRVLFEDRDVTRLPPHERAKIGMTFIFQLENIFRELTVYENLRLAGYDLPEDVFRERLEEVFSMFPRLKERLGQKAGTLSGGERQMLAMAIGIMRKPKVFLIDEPTAGLSPKLAKEVLSYVRILNREGYTVVLVEQNVKASLEIGDKGVLVVNGRIAFDGPAEELLARKDLAKMYLGV; translated from the coding sequence GTGGGGGACTGGATTATAAAGCTTGAGGACGTCAGCGCAGGCTACGGGAAGCTCCAGACTCTCTTCGACGTAAGCCTCGAGATACCCCGCGGGCTGATAACGGTTATAGTAGGGCCCAACGGGGCTGGCAAGAGCACGCTGCTGAAGACGATGTTCGGGTTTACAACGGTCTACAAGGGTAGGGTGCTCTTCGAGGACAGGGATGTTACCCGGCTGCCGCCCCACGAGAGGGCTAAGATCGGGATGACCTTCATATTCCAGCTTGAGAATATATTCAGGGAGCTGACTGTCTACGAGAACCTCAGGCTAGCGGGCTACGACCTGCCCGAGGATGTTTTCAGAGAGAGGCTGGAGGAGGTTTTCAGCATGTTCCCCCGCCTAAAGGAGAGGCTGGGCCAGAAGGCCGGCACGCTGAGCGGCGGAGAGAGGCAGATGCTTGCCATGGCTATAGGTATAATGCGGAAGCCTAAGGTCTTCCTGATAGACGAGCCGACCGCAGGCCTCTCTCCAAAGCTGGCTAAAGAGGTTCTCTCCTACGTCAGGATACTCAACAGGGAGGGCTACACCGTCGTCCTCGTCGAGCAGAACGTCAAGGCCTCCCTGGAGATAGGGGACAAGGGGGTGCTGGTGGTTAACGGGAGGATCGCGTTCGACGGCCCCGCTGAAGAGCTCCTGGCCAGGAAGGACCTGGCCAAGATGTATCTAGGCGTCTAG
- a CDS encoding branched-chain amino acid ABC transporter permease produces the protein MVDVKVLFDMLAYSGVIALLSLGITLAYITTRVFNFAHPRIANVGAYAAAAAMALYVDLVRDSGVGRFKASLGPVEVTGLIAPDVLAVGIVFAVLAGIVVALAEYYLVLKPLIDRGADFLKLMIATLAFDFFVIAALFILGTHISVKELVSGVFGRETTSLSLHAFDARIDLAFLGYRLRSIMILSFLGSLVVALMLYILLFRTKLGVKMRASIENPSLAEVLGINVEQVYTIAWIISGATAGFAGFLILFMGDIVKPVTATSPADEIIVSAFAGSIVGGVNSVFGSIGGGFIIGGVEIFVSSLITDLTGIDVTRYNKMLSMLAVALTLLFAPQGLATLFSEKIQARLARLRLRAG, from the coding sequence TTGGTTGATGTTAAGGTATTGTTTGACATGCTAGCGTACTCGGGGGTTATAGCCCTTCTGAGCCTAGGCATAACGCTGGCCTACATCACCACTAGGGTGTTCAACTTCGCCCATCCGAGGATAGCGAACGTCGGGGCGTACGCCGCCGCGGCCGCGATGGCGCTCTACGTAGACCTTGTGAGGGACAGTGGTGTAGGCCGGTTTAAAGCGTCTCTAGGCCCTGTAGAGGTTACCGGGCTGATAGCGCCTGACGTGCTGGCGGTGGGAATTGTATTCGCGGTGCTGGCCGGTATAGTGGTGGCCCTTGCTGAGTACTACCTTGTGCTTAAGCCCCTGATAGACCGGGGCGCCGACTTCCTCAAGCTGATGATAGCGACGCTGGCGTTCGACTTTTTCGTGATAGCCGCGCTGTTCATACTGGGAACCCACATATCCGTAAAGGAGCTCGTCAGCGGCGTCTTCGGCAGGGAGACTACAAGCCTCTCCCTACACGCCTTCGACGCCAGGATCGACCTGGCCTTCCTAGGCTACAGGCTCAGGAGCATAATGATACTCTCCTTCCTAGGCAGCCTGGTGGTGGCCCTAATGCTCTACATACTGCTATTCAGGACGAAACTCGGGGTTAAGATGAGGGCGTCGATAGAGAACCCCTCGCTGGCTGAGGTCCTCGGCATAAACGTGGAGCAGGTGTACACGATAGCCTGGATAATAAGCGGTGCCACAGCGGGCTTCGCAGGCTTCCTCATACTCTTCATGGGCGACATTGTGAAGCCCGTCACAGCCACTAGCCCGGCCGACGAGATAATAGTAAGCGCCTTCGCTGGCAGCATAGTTGGGGGTGTGAACAGCGTCTTCGGCTCCATAGGGGGAGGCTTCATAATAGGCGGTGTGGAGATCTTTGTATCCTCACTGATAACAGACCTCACCGGCATAGACGTCACGAGATATAACAAGATGCTCTCTATGCTCGCAGTGGCTTTGACGCTGCTCTTCGCGCCACAGGGGCTGGCCACTCTATTCTCAGAAAAAATCCAGGCAAGGCTGGCCAGGCTCAGGCTTAGGGCTGGTTAG
- a CDS encoding branched-chain amino acid ABC transporter permease, producing MPSVDVVFLVEFIVAYVAVYYVLTASLNLKAGVTGIPDFGQAMFFAVGGIVVGNLAARIAAALAGMDPSLVIAENTTTLERLNSEFFPNRPLESIAILVVAIASALALGGLLGLLASYPALRLRGDYLAIMLLVTSEALRIYTTYSVWLMGSTPTVGLTLPSLLAWTGDPGLASILLTLAIAVLVYVYMERLYNSPAGRLMRAVRDDEDASKALGKDVARVRRNSMVVGSALAALAGVLYSINPLLAGSSVAAVSIFDRMLWTFWPWALMILGGMSSNRGVAVASVVTGAAILGPIRLYKAELARLLRVDALGFDTDKFAAGLEFVLIGALILAILFLRPQGIIPEPPSRTLPEREIEEIRARAAGEAGQEAKGEQGDSEAKAG from the coding sequence GTGCCTTCGGTGGACGTTGTGTTTCTCGTGGAGTTCATAGTAGCCTATGTGGCTGTGTACTACGTGCTGACCGCCTCCCTAAACCTGAAGGCGGGGGTCACAGGCATACCCGACTTCGGGCAGGCGATGTTCTTCGCCGTGGGGGGCATAGTAGTAGGCAACCTAGCCGCCAGGATAGCGGCGGCGCTAGCGGGCATGGACCCCTCCCTAGTTATAGCGGAGAACACCACAACACTGGAGAGGCTTAACAGCGAGTTCTTCCCCAACAGGCCGCTGGAGTCTATAGCTATACTTGTAGTCGCAATAGCCTCTGCCCTAGCCCTTGGAGGCCTCCTGGGCCTGCTGGCCTCCTACCCGGCTCTAAGGCTTAGGGGGGACTATCTGGCTATCATGCTGCTGGTTACCTCTGAGGCGCTCAGGATATACACGACCTACAGTGTGTGGCTAATGGGCTCCACACCCACAGTAGGCCTCACGCTCCCCAGCCTCCTCGCCTGGACAGGGGACCCTGGCCTCGCCTCCATACTGCTCACGTTGGCTATAGCTGTGCTGGTCTATGTATACATGGAGAGGCTCTACAACTCGCCCGCTGGAAGGCTGATGAGGGCTGTGCGGGATGATGAGGACGCCTCGAAGGCCCTGGGCAAGGACGTGGCCAGGGTCAGGAGGAACTCTATGGTGGTGGGAAGCGCCCTCGCGGCCCTTGCGGGGGTTCTATACTCGATAAACCCGCTGCTGGCGGGAAGCTCGGTTGCAGCCGTCTCGATATTCGACAGGATGCTATGGACCTTCTGGCCCTGGGCCCTCATGATACTGGGGGGAATGTCGAGCAACAGGGGAGTGGCGGTGGCCAGCGTCGTCACAGGCGCGGCCATACTAGGGCCCATAAGGCTCTACAAGGCCGAGCTGGCTAGGCTCCTTAGAGTAGATGCTCTAGGCTTCGACACAGACAAGTTCGCCGCTGGCCTGGAGTTCGTGCTTATAGGCGCCCTCATACTGGCCATACTCTTCCTGAGACCACAGGGCATAATACCCGAGCCCCCCTCAAGGACCCTCCCCGAGCGGGAGATAGAAGAGATAAGGGCTAGGGCGGCGGGAGAGGCCGGGCAGGAAGCCAAGGGGGAGCAGGGCGACAGCGAGGCTAAGGCTGGATAG
- a CDS encoding thiolase domain-containing protein — translation MGRPVAIVGTGHSKFGVRNDVNIAELAWEAMREAASEAGIELKDVDQVVVGNAGGWSSEYLSSIVLLEYAGISGKPVYRVEAACATGSAAIKAAHDAIAAGEADLVLVVGVEKMNESPTPIVVEMIGRAGNYFWEFENFGLTFPGYYALYATAYMSEFGATEEDLCRVAVKNHHHASMNPKAHFPRAITLEQCLQSRYVAWPLKLYDSSPITDGAAAVVMASEDLAKKLTDSPVWIHSIGMASDTSNLSKRPDFLVHRASRLAAERAFKKLGIELEGSYKHFDFANVHDAFTIAEILAYEAMGFARLGEGYKLVREEQTYIGGLIPVNLDGGLKAKGHPIGATGVSMAVEHVRQLQGRVEKGRQAEIKRGRSLAHNVGGTGHYAFVTVYGLDKPRRY, via the coding sequence TTGGGTAGGCCTGTTGCCATAGTAGGCACCGGACACTCGAAGTTCGGTGTCAGGAACGACGTTAACATTGCGGAGCTCGCATGGGAGGCTATGAGGGAGGCGGCCTCCGAGGCTGGAATAGAGCTGAAGGATGTTGACCAGGTTGTAGTGGGCAACGCCGGAGGGTGGAGCAGCGAGTACCTGTCTAGCATTGTCCTCCTCGAGTACGCCGGGATAAGCGGGAAGCCTGTTTACAGGGTGGAGGCCGCCTGCGCCACAGGGAGCGCCGCGATAAAGGCCGCCCACGATGCTATAGCTGCGGGTGAGGCCGATTTAGTGCTTGTTGTTGGTGTCGAGAAGATGAACGAGAGCCCCACCCCCATAGTGGTCGAGATGATAGGGAGGGCTGGTAACTACTTCTGGGAGTTCGAGAACTTCGGCCTCACCTTCCCAGGCTACTACGCCCTCTACGCCACCGCGTATATGAGCGAGTTCGGGGCTACAGAGGAGGACCTCTGCAGGGTGGCAGTCAAGAACCATCACCACGCAAGCATGAACCCCAAGGCACACTTCCCCCGTGCAATAACCCTGGAGCAGTGCCTACAGTCCAGGTACGTGGCCTGGCCCCTGAAGCTCTACGACAGCAGCCCCATAACAGATGGGGCCGCCGCGGTTGTTATGGCAAGCGAGGACCTCGCCAAGAAGCTTACAGACAGCCCGGTGTGGATCCACTCCATAGGCATGGCGAGCGACACGAGCAACCTCAGCAAGAGGCCCGACTTTCTGGTTCACAGGGCTAGCAGGCTGGCTGCTGAGAGGGCCTTCAAGAAGCTCGGGATAGAGCTTGAAGGCTCGTACAAGCACTTCGACTTCGCCAACGTCCACGACGCCTTCACTATAGCAGAGATACTGGCCTACGAGGCCATGGGCTTCGCCAGGCTGGGTGAGGGCTACAAGCTGGTTAGAGAGGAGCAGACGTACATAGGCGGTCTCATACCCGTTAACCTAGACGGAGGGCTCAAGGCCAAGGGCCACCCGATAGGTGCTACTGGCGTCAGCATGGCTGTAGAGCACGTGAGACAGCTCCAGGGTAGGGTGGAGAAGGGCAGGCAGGCGGAGATAAAGCGTGGCAGGAGCCTAGCCCACAACGTTGGGGGGACCGGGCACTACGCCTTCGTAACGGTCTACGGCCTCGACAAGCCTAGGAGGTATTGA
- a CDS encoding Zn-ribbon domain-containing OB-fold protein, translating into MDEFMAQVEAFAEEMKRSMGLPILLDQKTGVAMWFDQRELRLRFAISIEKIRRFFEGLTEGKILATRCVKTGKIYFPPQVDCPDAPDSEVEWVEIPREGVLLTFTVINTKPYTFSHYPDYVVGIGKVAEDLNILAWVRGDPAKLRRGMKVRLEVVKREPEGYLTYEWVPVEEQG; encoded by the coding sequence ATGGACGAGTTTATGGCGCAGGTTGAGGCTTTCGCGGAGGAGATGAAGAGGAGCATGGGGCTCCCCATACTCCTAGACCAGAAGACTGGTGTGGCCATGTGGTTCGACCAGAGGGAGCTGAGGCTGAGGTTCGCCATAAGCATCGAGAAGATAAGGAGGTTCTTCGAGGGGCTTACCGAGGGTAAGATACTGGCCACAAGATGCGTCAAGACGGGTAAGATATACTTCCCCCCGCAGGTGGACTGCCCCGACGCCCCGGACAGCGAGGTGGAGTGGGTTGAGATACCCCGGGAGGGCGTTCTGCTGACCTTCACCGTTATAAACACGAAGCCCTACACGTTCAGCCATTACCCCGACTACGTTGTGGGGATAGGGAAGGTAGCGGAGGACCTAAACATACTCGCCTGGGTCAGGGGCGACCCCGCGAAGCTTAGGAGGGGTATGAAGGTTAGGCTAGAGGTTGTTAAGAGGGAGCCGGAGGGCTACCTAACCTACGAGTGGGTGCCGGTCGAGGAGCAGGGTTGA
- a CDS encoding SAM-dependent methyltransferase has product MDGRRGLVTLLLVGWGYAPGMQTLEALEAVHRADVVYVESYTMPGSDWLYRSVAEAAGDGRVVRASRSDLEERSSEIVSMAIDRVVAVVTAGDPMVATTHSSLAAEALEAGVRVRYIPGVSGVQAARGATMLSFYRFGGTVTLPGPWRGVTPLSVARRIYLNLCADLHTTALLDVDDQGVQLDPSVGVRLLLRGDEEYSSLAGAPALLARLPAILVSAGVGGDHRVLYWSSLGELARAGVERGVYSMIVPARLSPVEEWLLAVAAGEQSPLEFDRDVYKIVGENCKKGVYMEPV; this is encoded by the coding sequence GTGGATGGGAGGAGAGGGCTCGTGACCCTGCTTCTCGTCGGGTGGGGCTACGCCCCCGGAATGCAGACTCTCGAGGCTCTGGAGGCTGTGCACAGAGCCGACGTTGTCTACGTAGAGTCTTACACTATGCCTGGCTCCGACTGGCTCTATAGGAGCGTTGCCGAGGCCGCGGGTGATGGTAGGGTGGTTAGGGCGTCTAGGAGCGACCTCGAGGAGAGGTCCAGTGAGATAGTGTCAATGGCTATCGACAGGGTGGTAGCCGTGGTCACTGCCGGCGACCCCATGGTAGCAACCACGCACTCCAGCCTAGCCGCAGAGGCGCTGGAGGCCGGGGTCAGGGTCAGGTACATACCGGGGGTAAGCGGTGTTCAGGCCGCGCGGGGCGCGACTATGCTGAGCTTCTACAGGTTCGGGGGCACCGTAACCCTTCCGGGCCCCTGGAGGGGTGTGACGCCCCTCAGCGTGGCTAGGAGGATATACCTCAACCTCTGCGCCGACCTACACACTACAGCCCTGCTAGACGTCGACGACCAGGGTGTCCAGCTCGACCCCAGCGTCGGCGTTAGACTGCTGCTCCGCGGTGACGAGGAGTATAGTAGCCTCGCTGGGGCTCCAGCCCTCCTAGCAAGGCTCCCCGCCATACTCGTGTCTGCTGGGGTGGGCGGCGATCATAGAGTCCTCTACTGGAGCAGCCTCGGGGAGCTGGCTAGGGCGGGGGTGGAAAGGGGGGTCTACTCCATGATCGTTCCAGCCAGGCTCTCCCCCGTCGAGGAGTGGCTGCTGGCGGTTGCTGCTGGGGAGCAGAGCCCCTTAGAGTTCGACAGGGATGTCTATAAGATTGTGGGTGAGAACTGCAAAAAAGGCGTCTATATGGAGCCCGTTTAG
- a CDS encoding SPL family radical SAM protein gives MGLPIVLHRPRSTNIPGTRRLKSILLGVTGALGSRGRGGLRLGVLSVFDPWDSPLCVCPFKYSLNPYTGCSIGCRYCYATAYIGVKPSTPKRSLVRRLERDLGRIPPGSLVNIGTSSDPYPPEEEELGLTRVALEVLTPRGYRLLITTKGTLYAWRDLDILSRANAAVTPSITGLDGNTLLRVVEPGAPGQGERIEAAAAAVKAGVPVGVRVDPVIPYVNDDPYELRELVAKLAMAGVRFIVTSTYKARPDNLSRMRRALGAEAEKLYRLYRERGVYMHGYIYLPEDLRRSLLKPVIEEAARLGLEYATCREGFTGRTWFKAGSCDGSHLIPTRVRPERALALERWMGGEGS, from the coding sequence TTGGGGCTGCCCATCGTTCTTCACAGGCCGCGCTCCACAAATATACCTGGCACCAGGCGTCTAAAGAGTATTCTTCTGGGAGTGACTGGCGCCTTGGGGTCTAGGGGGCGTGGTGGCCTGAGGCTTGGTGTGCTGAGCGTTTTCGACCCCTGGGACAGCCCCCTCTGCGTCTGCCCATTCAAATACAGCCTAAACCCCTACACCGGATGCAGCATAGGCTGCAGGTATTGCTACGCTACAGCGTATATCGGGGTTAAGCCTTCGACGCCCAAGAGGAGCCTCGTTAGGAGGCTTGAGAGAGACCTAGGCAGGATCCCCCCGGGGTCCCTGGTCAACATAGGGACGTCTAGCGACCCCTACCCCCCTGAGGAGGAGGAGCTGGGCCTCACCAGGGTGGCCCTCGAGGTCCTCACCCCCCGCGGCTACAGGCTCCTCATAACTACCAAGGGCACCCTCTACGCGTGGAGGGACCTCGACATTCTCTCCAGGGCTAACGCAGCAGTGACGCCCTCTATAACCGGGCTTGACGGTAACACCCTCTTGAGGGTAGTAGAGCCTGGAGCGCCTGGCCAAGGTGAGAGGATAGAAGCCGCGGCCGCCGCCGTGAAGGCGGGGGTGCCTGTCGGCGTTAGGGTAGACCCGGTTATACCCTATGTGAACGACGACCCGTATGAGCTTAGGGAGCTTGTGGCCAAGCTCGCTATGGCTGGAGTGAGGTTCATAGTGACAAGCACCTACAAGGCAAGACCCGACAACCTGTCCAGGATGCGCCGGGCTCTGGGAGCCGAGGCTGAGAAGCTGTACAGGCTTTACAGGGAGAGGGGTGTCTACATGCACGGCTACATATATCTGCCCGAGGATCTGAGGAGGAGCCTCCTAAAGCCGGTTATAGAGGAGGCCGCCAGGCTAGGCCTCGAGTACGCCACGTGCAGGGAGGGGTTCACGGGTAGGACGTGGTTCAAAGCGGGGAGCTGCGACGGCAGCCACCTCATACCCACCAGGGTTAGACCGGAGAGGGCGTTAGCCCTGGAGAGGTGGATGGGAGGAGAGGGCTCGTGA